In the Euphorbia lathyris chromosome 5, ddEupLath1.1, whole genome shotgun sequence genome, one interval contains:
- the LOC136230670 gene encoding RING-H2 finger protein ATL78-like, with amino-acid sequence MSTTKQFYSRRLLLHNPLFHSPTSASSPLPHDSSLEAPYSGNNSFDANVVMVLSVLLCALICSLGLNSIIRCALRCSNLVANNSSGNSSSSANTGIKKKALKTFPIVNYSADLNLPGLDTECVICLSDFTAGEKVRLLPKCNHGFHVRCIDKWLSSHSSCPKCRHCLIETCHKIVGSSEPQQTIVTIPIPLEPEGLIRNYRGN; translated from the coding sequence ATGTCAACAACTAAACAATTTTACTCCAGAAGGTTGCTACTACATAACCCTCTTTTCCACTCCCCGACTTCAGCAAGTTCCCCTCTTCCCCATGATTCATCGTTGGAGGCACCCTACTCCGGCAACAATTCATTCGATGCAAATGTTGTTATGGTGCTCTCTGTACttttatgtgctttgatttgCTCATTGGGATTAAACTCAATCATCAGGTGTGCACTAAGGTGTTCAAATTTGGTAGCTAATAATTCATCTGGAAATTCGTCATCATCAGCCAATACTGGGATCAAGAAAAAGGCATTGAAGACTTTCCCAATTGTAAATTACTCAGCTGATCTGAACCTGCCTGGTTTAGACACAGAGTGTGTGATTTGTCTCTCGGACTTCACAGCTGGGGAAAAAGTGCGACTTCTTCCAAAATGCAACCATGGATTCCATGTAAGATGCATTGACAAGTGGCTAAGTTCACACTCTTCTTGCCCTAAATGCAGGCATTGCTTAATTGAAACATGCCACAAAATTGTTGGGTCTTCTGAACCTCAACAAACCATTGTTACCATACCTATACCACTTGAGCCTGAAGGTTTGATACGCAATTACAGGGGAAATTAG